One Bradyrhizobium manausense DNA segment encodes these proteins:
- a CDS encoding TAXI family TRAP transporter solute-binding subunit — MFSQEGGAFPSNVPSVRHHEMRRPILRSLALLPPRSRLGLAAIVLTSIAATILAVAYVLQTAPSRHIVLASGLEDGLLHQHARRYIDILARSGVTVEERITNGPADNLRLLQDPKSGVDIGFTQGGLARTSDTSNVMMLASLYYVPLWIFHRKAEPLNFVNELRDHRVAVGVAGSGARSLSDSVFELNGLSSDNVKMQPLSNLAALLALRSGDVDAAIFVDGADNPAVWNALRDPSLSVLSYSRAEAYRRRLNFISTLKLPPGVIDLADNIPEKEVDLIGTKEMLVARKDLHPAITHLLIDAAREIHGKQGLFEDAGEFPSTTQVDLTVSTDADQHRRFGRTILYQYMPFWIAALGERSIIVLLPLAAILFPLFHYLPQLVRWHVRSRIFRWYGELAMLERDVAARTGDLPIDKWLTDLTRIEDAVSRIHTPTGFASEAYTLREHIGLVRRAIIARNKMPAPAGAKRGVGSEANIG; from the coding sequence TTGTTCTCGCAAGAAGGAGGCGCGTTTCCTTCCAACGTTCCCTCCGTTCGGCACCACGAGATGAGACGCCCGATACTCCGAAGCCTCGCATTACTCCCTCCGCGCAGCCGTCTGGGCCTCGCGGCCATTGTCCTGACATCGATCGCGGCCACGATCCTGGCCGTGGCGTATGTTCTGCAAACCGCACCATCGCGTCACATCGTCCTTGCGTCCGGGCTCGAAGACGGCCTGCTGCACCAGCATGCAAGACGCTACATCGACATCCTGGCGCGATCCGGCGTTACGGTCGAAGAACGGATCACCAATGGCCCGGCAGATAATCTGAGGCTGCTGCAGGATCCGAAATCAGGCGTCGATATCGGCTTCACCCAAGGCGGCCTCGCACGGACGTCCGATACGAGCAACGTCATGATGCTCGCGAGTCTCTATTACGTGCCGCTTTGGATATTCCACCGCAAGGCGGAGCCGCTCAACTTCGTCAACGAGTTGCGCGATCACAGGGTTGCCGTGGGCGTCGCCGGCAGCGGGGCACGCTCACTCAGCGACTCCGTCTTCGAGCTCAACGGGCTCTCGTCCGACAACGTCAAAATGCAGCCCTTGAGCAACCTCGCCGCTCTGCTTGCGTTACGCTCGGGGGATGTCGATGCCGCCATCTTCGTCGATGGCGCAGACAATCCCGCCGTCTGGAACGCGCTTCGCGATCCGTCCCTGAGCGTTTTGAGCTACAGCAGGGCCGAGGCATATCGCCGCCGGCTCAACTTCATCAGCACACTCAAACTGCCACCCGGCGTGATCGACCTGGCCGACAACATTCCGGAGAAAGAGGTCGACCTGATTGGCACCAAGGAGATGCTGGTGGCCCGAAAGGACCTTCATCCGGCCATCACGCATCTGCTGATCGACGCCGCGCGCGAGATTCACGGCAAGCAAGGCCTCTTCGAGGATGCCGGCGAATTTCCGAGCACGACTCAGGTCGATCTAACCGTCTCGACTGACGCCGACCAGCACCGGCGTTTCGGCCGCACCATTCTCTATCAGTACATGCCGTTCTGGATTGCCGCATTGGGCGAGCGCTCCATCATCGTCTTGCTGCCACTCGCCGCAATCCTGTTTCCGCTCTTCCACTATTTGCCTCAATTGGTGCGCTGGCACGTCCGGTCACGCATTTTCCGTTGGTATGGCGAGCTGGCCATGCTCGAGCGCGACGTGGCCGCACGCACGGGCGATTTGCCGATCGACAAATGGCTGACCGATCTGACGCGCATCGAAGACGCTGTCTCGAGAATTCATACGCCGACGGGATTCGCGAGCGAAGCCTACACGCTGCGCGAACACATCGGCCTAGTCCGCCGCGCCATCATTGCCCGGAACAAAATGCCCGCCCCGGCGGGAGCAAAGCGCGGGGTCGGGTCGGAGGCCAACATTGGTTGA
- a CDS encoding DUF3551 domain-containing protein, which translates to MGIAIGSVGPASAEFSQYPFCLQGRDYPGWSGCSYDTLQACRVTASGMAAHCISNPWYRGGGSRPSTRSVPRGALEPMVVPPPPH; encoded by the coding sequence ATGGGAATTGCGATTGGTTCAGTCGGCCCGGCTTCAGCAGAGTTTTCACAATATCCATTCTGCCTTCAGGGCAGGGATTATCCCGGGTGGAGCGGATGCTCGTACGATACGCTTCAGGCCTGCCGGGTCACGGCATCAGGGATGGCTGCCCATTGCATTTCAAATCCCTGGTATCGTGGCGGCGGCTCCAGGCCCTCGACCCGGTCGGTGCCGAGGGGAGCTCTCGAGCCGATGGTGGTACCGCCTCCGCCGCACTAG
- a CDS encoding MFS transporter, whose protein sequence is MHLEAPLVSAASLVGAVFWGIHFRKRNLAMLAEFAARHAAARNIHYGWVMAALGFLYSLFASSALGVPSVLMREIAADVHVSMGELSASQGLRFALFGLVAPFAGGLMLRYGPRMMLAIAGTLALAGLLLTIVMTNRFEMWFGLGLILGIAPGLTALQLAAVVSVRWFTKHRGLVVGLLNGSIATGTLIFMPLGAWIAEHWGWRVALIPSGLGLFLSLVLFLLFGKDRPQELGLAPLGETAMPPIPAIPAQNFAVISFQGLRLASTRLVFWVLAATFLICGVSSYGLTSTHFVPFCGDLGLPAVTSAGLLAMIGVFDLIGTIGSGWLSDRYDNRWLLAIYYGFRGLALIWLVESNATLGAMSAFAMLYGLDFIATVPPTVKLTVGTFGREMGPVIFGWIFAAHQLGVGLMAFAAGVSRDALGTYVPAFLVAGLLCLLAAAAFALVKRPAVPATA, encoded by the coding sequence GTGCACCTTGAAGCACCGCTGGTATCCGCGGCCTCTTTAGTCGGCGCCGTTTTTTGGGGAATTCATTTTCGCAAAAGGAATTTGGCCATGCTTGCTGAATTCGCGGCCCGACACGCTGCCGCTCGGAACATCCACTACGGCTGGGTCATGGCTGCACTGGGATTTCTCTACTCCCTGTTTGCAAGCTCGGCGCTCGGTGTGCCCAGCGTCCTGATGCGAGAGATCGCGGCTGACGTGCACGTCAGCATGGGTGAGCTCTCGGCGTCGCAGGGACTTCGCTTCGCATTGTTCGGACTGGTGGCACCGTTCGCCGGCGGCCTCATGCTCCGCTATGGGCCGAGGATGATGCTGGCGATCGCCGGCACGCTCGCGTTGGCCGGATTACTGCTGACGATCGTCATGACGAACCGCTTCGAGATGTGGTTTGGCCTCGGGCTCATTCTCGGCATCGCGCCTGGGCTCACGGCCCTGCAACTGGCCGCGGTCGTTTCGGTGCGCTGGTTCACGAAGCACCGGGGACTGGTGGTCGGCCTCCTCAACGGATCAATTGCAACCGGCACCTTGATCTTCATGCCGCTGGGGGCGTGGATCGCCGAACATTGGGGCTGGCGCGTCGCGCTCATTCCGTCCGGCCTCGGTCTTTTCCTGTCGCTGGTCCTGTTTCTGTTGTTCGGGAAGGACCGTCCGCAGGAATTGGGACTGGCGCCACTCGGGGAGACGGCGATGCCGCCGATCCCTGCAATTCCCGCGCAAAACTTTGCGGTGATCAGTTTTCAGGGCCTGCGCCTCGCATCAACCCGCCTGGTGTTCTGGGTGCTGGCGGCGACGTTCCTGATCTGCGGCGTATCCAGCTACGGGCTGACATCGACCCACTTCGTACCGTTCTGCGGCGATCTTGGCCTGCCGGCCGTGACCTCGGCAGGCCTGCTCGCCATGATCGGGGTGTTCGACCTGATCGGTACCATCGGTTCGGGATGGCTGTCCGACCGCTACGACAACCGATGGCTGTTGGCGATCTACTACGGCTTTCGAGGCCTTGCGCTGATCTGGCTCGTGGAGTCCAACGCGACGCTGGGTGCGATGAGCGCGTTCGCGATGCTTTACGGGCTCGACTTCATCGCGACCGTTCCGCCCACGGTCAAACTGACGGTCGGCACGTTCGGGCGGGAGATGGGACCGGTGATCTTCGGCTGGATTTTTGCCGCCCATCAGCTCGGCGTTGGCCTGATGGCATTTGCCGCGGGCGTCAGCAGGGATGCGCTGGGGACCTATGTACCCGCGTTTCTTGTTGCCGGGCTCCTCTGCCTATTGGCGGCCGCGGCCTTTGCGCTGGTGAAGCGCCCGGCGGTTCCGGCAACGGCATAG
- the frc gene encoding formyl-CoA transferase, whose translation MTKALEGVRILDFTHVQSGPTCTQLLAWFGADVIKVERPGVGDITRGQLQDIPNVDSLYFTMLNHNKRSITLDTKNPKGKEVLTELIKKCDVLVENFGPGVLDRMGFPWEKIQAINPKMIVASIKGFGPGPYEDCKVYENVAQCTGGAASTTGFRDGLPLVTGAQIGDSGTGLHLALGIVTALYHRTHSGKGQRVTAAMQDGVLNLARVKLRDQQRLAHGPLKEYSQFGEGIPFGDAVPRAGNDSGGGQPGRILKCKGFETDPNAYIYFITQAPVWEKICDVIGEPTWKTDPNYAKPAARLPRLNEIFARIEQWTMTKTKFEAMEILNKDDIPCGPILSMKEIAEDQSLRATGTVVEVDHPTRGKYISVGNPIKLSDSPADVTRSPLLGEHTDEILRAVLGFSDHQVAEIHKSGALDPPQKQAAE comes from the coding sequence ATGACCAAAGCGCTCGAGGGCGTTCGCATTCTCGACTTCACCCACGTTCAATCGGGACCGACCTGCACGCAGCTGCTCGCCTGGTTCGGCGCCGACGTGATCAAGGTTGAACGCCCGGGCGTGGGTGACATCACCCGCGGCCAGCTGCAGGACATCCCGAACGTGGACAGCCTGTACTTCACCATGCTCAACCACAACAAGCGTTCGATCACGCTCGACACCAAGAACCCCAAGGGCAAGGAAGTCCTCACCGAGCTCATCAAGAAGTGCGACGTGCTGGTCGAAAACTTCGGCCCCGGCGTGCTCGACCGCATGGGCTTCCCCTGGGAGAAGATCCAGGCGATCAACCCGAAGATGATCGTCGCATCGATCAAGGGCTTCGGCCCCGGACCGTACGAAGACTGCAAGGTCTATGAGAACGTCGCGCAGTGCACCGGCGGCGCCGCCTCCACCACCGGCTTCCGCGACGGTCTGCCGCTCGTCACCGGCGCACAGATCGGCGACAGCGGCACCGGCCTGCATCTGGCGCTCGGCATCGTCACCGCGCTCTATCACCGCACCCATTCCGGCAAGGGCCAGCGCGTCACGGCTGCGATGCAGGACGGCGTGCTCAACCTCGCCCGCGTCAAGCTGCGCGACCAGCAGCGCCTCGCCCACGGTCCGCTCAAGGAATACAGCCAGTTCGGCGAAGGCATTCCGTTCGGCGATGCCGTGCCGCGCGCCGGCAACGATTCCGGCGGTGGCCAGCCCGGCCGCATCCTGAAGTGCAAGGGTTTCGAGACCGATCCCAACGCCTATATCTACTTCATCACCCAGGCCCCGGTCTGGGAGAAGATCTGCGACGTGATCGGCGAGCCGACCTGGAAGACCGATCCGAACTACGCCAAGCCGGCGGCCCGCCTGCCGCGCCTGAACGAGATCTTCGCGCGCATCGAACAGTGGACGATGACGAAGACCAAGTTCGAGGCGATGGAAATCCTCAACAAGGACGACATCCCCTGCGGCCCGATCCTGTCGATGAAGGAGATCGCCGAGGACCAGTCGCTGCGCGCGACCGGCACCGTGGTCGAGGTCGATCATCCAACCCGCGGCAAGTACATCTCGGTCGGCAACCCGATCAAGCTGTCGGACTCACCGGCGGACGTCACCCGCTCTCCGCTGCTCGGCGAGCACACCGACGAGATCCTGCGCGCGGTGCTCGGCTTCAGCGACCATCAGGTCGCCGAGATCCACAAGTCCGGCGCACTCGACCCGCCGCAGAAGCAGGCCGCCGAGTAA
- the oxc gene encoding oxalyl-CoA decarboxylase, translated as MLNTATKSEAPGTEQELTDGFHLVIDALKLNGINTIYNVPGIPITDLGRMAQAAGIRMISFRHEQNAGYAAGIAGYLTKKPGICLTVSAPGFLNGLTALAHATTNCYPMILISGSSEREIVDLQQGDYEEMDQLAIAKPLCKAAYRVLHAQDIGIGLARAIRAAVSGRPGGVYLDLPAKLFGQVMNADAGQKSLVKVIDAAPAQIPSPASIKRALDVLKSAKRPLIILGKGAAYAQADEEIKTFVEKSGVPFLPMSMAKGLLADTHPQCAGAARSTVLKDSDVVMLIGARLNWLLSHGKGKNWGETPKKFIQVDIEPREMDSNVEIVAPVVGDIGSVVAAFNQAIASGWTAPPAEWTKAIVTKRDENVAKMAPKLMNNKSPMDYHGALGVLKNVIKDHPEAILVNEGANTLDLARGVIDMYRPRKRLDVGTWGVMGIGMGQAIAAALETGHPVLAVEGDSAFGFSGMEVETICRYNLPICVVIFNNDGIYRGTDVNSVNADPATTVFVKGARYDKMMEAFGGVGVNATSPDELKRAVNEAMASGKPTLINAVIDPAAGSESGRIGNLNPQSVLQKKK; from the coding sequence ATGCTGAACACCGCGACCAAGTCCGAAGCACCGGGCACCGAGCAGGAACTGACGGATGGCTTCCATCTCGTCATCGACGCGCTCAAGCTGAACGGCATCAACACCATCTATAATGTGCCGGGCATCCCGATCACGGATTTGGGCCGCATGGCGCAGGCCGCCGGCATTCGCATGATCTCGTTCCGCCACGAGCAGAACGCCGGTTACGCCGCAGGCATTGCCGGCTACCTCACCAAGAAGCCCGGCATCTGCCTCACCGTCTCCGCGCCAGGCTTCCTCAACGGTCTCACCGCGCTCGCGCACGCCACCACCAACTGCTACCCGATGATCCTGATCTCGGGCTCCTCCGAGCGCGAGATCGTCGACCTCCAGCAGGGCGACTACGAAGAGATGGACCAGCTCGCGATCGCAAAGCCGCTGTGCAAGGCGGCCTATCGCGTGCTGCACGCCCAGGACATCGGCATCGGTCTCGCCCGCGCCATCCGCGCCGCGGTCTCGGGCCGTCCGGGCGGCGTCTATCTCGACTTGCCGGCGAAACTGTTCGGTCAGGTGATGAACGCCGATGCCGGCCAGAAGTCGCTGGTCAAGGTGATCGATGCTGCGCCGGCGCAGATCCCCTCGCCCGCTTCGATCAAGCGCGCACTCGACGTGCTGAAGAGCGCCAAGCGTCCGTTGATCATCCTCGGCAAGGGCGCCGCCTACGCGCAGGCCGACGAGGAGATCAAGACTTTTGTCGAGAAGAGCGGCGTGCCCTTCCTGCCGATGAGCATGGCCAAGGGCCTCCTCGCCGACACGCATCCGCAGTGCGCAGGCGCGGCCCGTTCGACCGTGCTGAAGGACTCCGACGTCGTCATGCTGATCGGCGCGCGATTGAACTGGCTGCTCTCGCACGGCAAGGGCAAGAACTGGGGCGAGACCCCCAAGAAGTTCATCCAGGTCGACATCGAACCGCGTGAGATGGACTCCAACGTCGAGATCGTCGCGCCCGTCGTCGGCGATATCGGCTCGGTCGTTGCCGCCTTCAATCAGGCGATCGCTTCGGGCTGGACCGCCCCGCCCGCCGAATGGACCAAGGCCATCGTGACCAAGCGCGACGAGAACGTCGCCAAGATGGCGCCGAAGCTCATGAACAACAAGTCGCCGATGGATTATCACGGCGCGCTCGGCGTGCTGAAGAACGTGATCAAGGATCATCCCGAGGCGATCCTCGTCAACGAAGGCGCCAACACGCTCGACCTCGCCCGCGGCGTCATCGACATGTACCGTCCGCGCAAGCGTCTCGACGTCGGCACCTGGGGCGTGATGGGCATCGGCATGGGCCAGGCGATCGCGGCTGCGCTCGAAACCGGCCACCCCGTGCTCGCGGTTGAAGGCGACTCGGCCTTCGGCTTCTCCGGCATGGAGGTCGAGACCATCTGCCGCTACAACCTGCCGATCTGCGTCGTCATCTTCAACAATGACGGCATCTATCGCGGCACCGACGTCAACAGCGTCAACGCCGATCCGGCGACGACCGTGTTCGTCAAGGGCGCGCGTTACGACAAGATGATGGAAGCCTTCGGCGGCGTCGGCGTGAATGCCACCTCGCCCGACGAGCTCAAGCGCGCCGTCAACGAGGCGATGGCCTCGGGCAAGCCGACGCTCATCAACGCGGTGATCGATCCGGCTGCCGGTTCCGAGAGCGGCCGCATCGGCAACCTCAATCCGCAGAGTGTTCTGCAGAAGAAGAAGTAA
- a CDS encoding GntR family transcriptional regulator, whose product MAEADIAIVRIAPESSFKNKAYDALKEAILRMDIYSTPEPVMLDERALSERLGVSRTPIREAIAMLEQDGFVKTVPRRGIMVVRRTKSEIVDMIRAWAALESMAARLITNTARKKDISALRDFFKDFGKDRLPEDHVEEYSRANIAFHQALISLSESPVLVDLTNDLLLHVRGYRQLTIGRKDRTATSLPEHLAMIEALEARDTELAEKRARDHTLGLAAYVEAHGQELFT is encoded by the coding sequence ATGGCCGAGGCAGACATCGCAATCGTTCGTATTGCCCCGGAGAGCAGCTTCAAGAACAAGGCGTACGACGCCTTGAAGGAAGCCATCCTCAGGATGGACATCTATTCGACGCCCGAGCCGGTCATGCTGGACGAGCGCGCGTTGTCCGAACGTCTGGGTGTCAGCCGCACGCCGATCCGCGAAGCCATTGCGATGCTCGAGCAGGACGGTTTCGTGAAGACTGTGCCGCGTCGCGGCATCATGGTGGTGCGCAGGACCAAGAGCGAGATCGTCGACATGATCCGCGCCTGGGCGGCGCTGGAGAGCATGGCGGCCCGCCTCATCACCAACACCGCGCGCAAGAAGGACATCTCGGCGCTGCGCGACTTCTTCAAGGACTTCGGCAAGGACCGCCTGCCCGAGGATCACGTCGAGGAATATTCGCGCGCCAACATCGCTTTCCACCAGGCGCTGATCTCGCTGTCGGAATCCCCCGTGCTGGTCGACCTCACCAACGACCTCTTGCTGCACGTGCGCGGCTACCGGCAACTGACGATCGGCCGCAAGGACCGCACCGCGACCTCACTGCCCGAGCATCTCGCCATGATCGAGGCGCTGGAAGCCCGCGACACCGAGCTCGCCGAGAAGCGCGCCCGCGACCACACCCTTGGCCTTGCCGCCTACGTCGAAGCGCATGGTCAAGAACTGTTCACCTAG
- a CDS encoding acetate--CoA ligase family protein, whose amino-acid sequence MSNSKDVVRKVLDQVKVDNRTSLTAPEGKVVCDAYGIPVPKEGVAKSAGEAGKMASSMGFPVVMKIVSPDILHKTEAGGVIVGVKTAQDAEKAYETILGNAKKYKADAKIEGIQVQQMLAGGTEVIVGSITDGSFGKLVAFGLGGVLVEVLKDITFRLAPATKEDALSMLDGIQAHEILKGVRGGEPVNRTALADVIVKVSQLVTDFPEIVELDLNPVFATAKDAIAADVRIVVDFAYVPKPKPRPTEEIVAAMNRIMQPKAVAVVGASAEDGKIGNSVMKNLINGGYKGEIYPIHPKAAEILGYKAYKSVKDVPGVIDTAVFAIPAKFVAAALTECGEKKIPGAVLIPSGFAEAGAPELQAEIVEVGKKYDIRLMGPNIYGFYYTPANLCATFCTAYDVKGHAALSSQSGGIGMAIIGFSRSAKMGVSAIVGLGNKSDIDEDDLLAFFEQDPNTNLIAQHCEDLKDGRAFAEAAKRVSKKKPVVVLKAGRTSAGAKAASSHTGALAGNDKIYEDVLAQSGVIRARSLRQLLEFARGVPVLPTPKGENVLIITGAGGSGVLLSDSCVDNGLSLMSMPPDLDTAFRKFIPPFGAAGNPVDITGGEPPITYVNTVKLGLSDERIHSLILGYWHTIVTPPMVFARNMVEVKKEMEAKGFVKPIVASLAGDVEVEEAAEYLYQNGIPAYAYSTELPVEVLGAKYKWARGAGLL is encoded by the coding sequence ATGTCCAATTCCAAAGACGTCGTCCGCAAGGTCCTTGACCAGGTCAAGGTCGACAACCGCACCAGCCTGACCGCGCCCGAGGGCAAGGTAGTCTGCGACGCCTATGGCATTCCGGTGCCGAAAGAGGGCGTGGCGAAGTCGGCCGGCGAGGCCGGCAAGATGGCGTCGTCGATGGGCTTCCCGGTGGTGATGAAAATCGTCTCGCCGGACATTCTGCACAAGACCGAAGCCGGCGGCGTCATCGTCGGCGTCAAGACGGCGCAGGATGCCGAGAAGGCCTACGAGACCATTCTCGGAAACGCGAAGAAGTACAAGGCCGATGCCAAGATCGAGGGCATCCAGGTGCAGCAGATGCTGGCCGGTGGCACCGAAGTCATCGTCGGTTCGATCACCGACGGCTCGTTCGGCAAGCTGGTGGCCTTCGGCCTCGGCGGCGTGCTGGTCGAAGTGCTGAAGGACATCACCTTCCGCCTTGCGCCCGCGACCAAGGAAGATGCGCTGTCGATGCTCGACGGCATCCAGGCACACGAAATTTTGAAGGGCGTTCGGGGCGGTGAACCGGTGAACCGTACCGCGCTGGCCGACGTCATCGTCAAGGTCTCGCAGCTCGTCACCGATTTCCCGGAGATCGTCGAGCTCGACCTCAACCCGGTGTTCGCCACCGCAAAGGACGCGATCGCTGCCGACGTGCGCATCGTCGTCGACTTCGCCTACGTGCCGAAGCCGAAGCCGCGCCCGACCGAAGAGATCGTCGCGGCCATGAACCGCATCATGCAGCCGAAGGCGGTTGCCGTGGTCGGCGCCTCAGCCGAGGATGGCAAGATCGGCAACTCCGTGATGAAGAACCTCATCAACGGCGGCTACAAGGGAGAGATCTATCCGATCCACCCCAAGGCGGCCGAAATCCTCGGCTATAAAGCCTACAAGAGCGTCAAGGACGTGCCTGGCGTGATCGACACCGCGGTGTTTGCGATTCCCGCGAAGTTCGTGGCGGCCGCGCTCACCGAATGCGGTGAGAAGAAGATCCCCGGCGCCGTGCTGATCCCGTCAGGCTTCGCTGAAGCCGGTGCGCCGGAGCTGCAGGCCGAGATCGTCGAAGTCGGCAAGAAGTACGACATCCGCCTGATGGGGCCGAACATCTACGGCTTCTATTATACGCCGGCGAATCTTTGCGCGACCTTCTGCACGGCCTACGACGTGAAGGGCCACGCGGCGCTGTCGTCGCAGTCGGGTGGCATCGGCATGGCCATCATCGGCTTCTCGCGCTCGGCCAAGATGGGCGTCTCCGCGATCGTCGGCCTCGGCAACAAGTCCGATATCGACGAGGACGATCTGCTCGCCTTCTTCGAGCAGGATCCGAACACCAACCTGATCGCGCAGCACTGCGAAGATCTCAAGGACGGCCGCGCTTTTGCGGAAGCCGCCAAGCGCGTCTCCAAGAAGAAGCCGGTCGTCGTGCTGAAGGCCGGCCGCACCTCGGCTGGCGCGAAGGCTGCCTCGTCGCACACCGGCGCGCTCGCCGGTAACGACAAGATCTACGAGGATGTCCTGGCGCAGTCCGGCGTGATCCGCGCCCGCTCGCTTCGGCAGTTGCTCGAATTCGCCCGCGGCGTTCCGGTGCTGCCGACGCCGAAGGGCGAAAACGTGCTGATCATCACCGGTGCGGGCGGCTCGGGTGTGTTGCTGTCGGACTCCTGCGTCGACAACGGCCTGTCGCTGATGTCGATGCCGCCGGATCTCGATACGGCCTTCCGCAAGTTCATCCCGCCGTTCGGCGCGGCCGGAAATCCTGTGGACATCACCGGCGGCGAGCCCCCGATCACCTACGTCAACACGGTGAAGCTCGGCCTGTCGGACGAGCGCATCCACTCGCTGATCCTGGGCTACTGGCACACCATCGTCACGCCGCCGATGGTGTTCGCCCGCAACATGGTCGAGGTGAAGAAGGAGATGGAGGCCAAGGGCTTTGTGAAGCCGATCGTCGCCTCGCTCGCCGGCGACGTCGAAGTCGAGGAGGCCGCCGAATATCTCTACCAGAACGGTATCCCGGCCTATGCCTACTCGACCGAACTGCCGGTCGAGGTGCTCGGTGCCAAGTACAAGTGGGCCCGCGGCGCGGGCCTGCTCTGA
- a CDS encoding IclR family transcriptional regulator: MSKNVIRRKSIEPRSASEADRDGGVQSVDRALSILETLAEDDEGYRLSDLAVRTGLSASTVHRLLATLESRRFVQFDRAESKWHVGVRSFTVGASFARRRNFSAQAIPYLRKLRDLTRETANLAVVDDEFIIVLTRMESREIMRSLTKVGGRVAMVTSGVGKAVLATYSDEDVGAVIRHHGMPRLTEKSIVRPGDLFKELATVRKQGFAIDDEEAQMGLRCVAAVVYNALAEPLAAISVSGMTSRITDERLPEVGRMVREVAAELTAALGGVTPAVKQD; encoded by the coding sequence ATGAGCAAGAACGTGATCCGGCGCAAATCCATCGAGCCACGATCGGCATCAGAGGCTGACCGCGACGGCGGCGTGCAGTCGGTCGACCGTGCGCTGTCGATCCTCGAGACGCTGGCGGAGGACGACGAAGGCTATCGCCTCAGCGATCTCGCGGTCCGCACGGGGCTCTCAGCCTCGACCGTGCACCGCCTGCTGGCGACACTGGAAAGCCGGCGCTTCGTGCAGTTCGATCGCGCCGAGTCGAAATGGCATGTCGGCGTCCGCAGCTTCACGGTCGGCGCCAGCTTTGCGCGGAGGCGCAATTTTAGCGCGCAGGCAATTCCTTATTTGCGCAAGCTGCGCGATCTCACCCGCGAGACCGCCAATCTGGCGGTCGTCGACGATGAATTCATCATCGTTCTGACCCGCATGGAGAGCCGCGAGATCATGCGCTCGCTGACCAAGGTCGGCGGCCGCGTGGCGATGGTGACCTCAGGCGTCGGCAAGGCCGTGCTCGCGACTTATTCCGACGAGGACGTCGGTGCCGTCATCCGCCATCACGGTATGCCAAGGCTTACGGAAAAATCCATCGTGCGGCCGGGCGACCTGTTCAAGGAGCTCGCGACGGTCCGCAAACAAGGTTTTGCGATCGACGACGAGGAGGCACAGATGGGCCTGCGCTGTGTCGCCGCTGTGGTCTACAACGCGCTCGCCGAGCCGCTCGCCGCGATCTCGGTATCAGGCATGACCAGCCGCATCACCGATGAGCGGCTCCCCGAGGTCGGCCGTATGGTGCGCGAGGTGGCGGCGGAACTTACAGCGGCGCTCGGCGGCGTGACGCCGGCGGTGAAACAGGATTGA